The proteins below are encoded in one region of Saccopteryx leptura isolate mSacLep1 chromosome 1, mSacLep1_pri_phased_curated, whole genome shotgun sequence:
- the MUC21 gene encoding mucin-21 isoform X2, translating to MQRGSIPLKCWLLLHLLLLKHGASTASTSAPSVTSSAPNTASTSGPSVTSSAPNTTSTSGSNGTSTTPTSGPNGTSTASTSGSNGTSTTPTSGPNGTSTTPTSGSSVTPSAPNTTSTSGSNGTSTTPTSGSNGTSTTPTSGSSVTPSAPNTTSTSGPNGTSTTPTSGPNGTSTASTSGSSVTPSAPNTTSTSGSNGTSTTPTSGSSVTPSAPNTTSTSGSNGTSTTPTSGSSVTPSAPNTTSTTSTSVTPSAPNTTSTSGPSGTPSGTGTAPNPVSSATTGSGAPSPTGTRPTPDGTSTSAATSVTTGRPSGSLQPWEIFLITLVSVVVAAGFLAGLFFCVRKPWSLRDVVDPAVYRPHGPDAGPGPGGSHGAHHRPGWGSKRFWNRPVSSEAMEMRGSYH from the exons GGGCCAGCACAGCCTCCACCAGTGCACCCAGTGTGACATCCAGTGCACCCAACACAGCCTCCACCAGTGGACCCAGTGTGACATCCAGTGCACCGAATACAACCTCCACCAGTGGATCCAATGGGACCAGCACAACCCCCACCAGTGGACCCAATGGAACCAGCACAGCCTCCACCAGTGGATCCAATGGGACCAGCACAACCCCCACCAGTGGACCCAATGGGACCAGCACAACCCCCACCAGTGGATCCAGTGTGACACCCAGTGCACCCAATACAACCTCCACCAGTGGATCCAATGGGACCAGCACAACCCCCACCAGTGGATCCAATGGGACCAGCACAACCCCCACCAGTGGATCCAGTGTGACACCCAGTGCACCCAATACAACCTCCACCAGTGGACCCAATGGGACCAGCACAACCCCCACCAGTGGACCCAATGGGACCAGCACAGCCTCCACCAGTGGATCCAGTGTGACACCCAGTGCACCCAACACAACCTCCACCAGTGGATCCAATGGGACCAGCACAACCCCCACCAGTGGATCCAGTGTGACACCCAGTGCACCCAACACAACCTCCACCAGTGGATCCAATGGGACCAGCACAACCCCCACCAGTGGATCCAGTGTGACACCCAGTGCACCCAACACAACCTCCACCA CCTCCACCAGTGTGACACCCAGTGCACCCAACACAACCTCCACCAGTGGGCCCAGTGGGACACCCAGTGGGACCGGCACAGCCCCCAACCCTGTATCCAGTGCCACCACAGGCTCAGGGGCACCGTCTCCGACTGGGACGCGCCCCACTCCTGACGGAACGAGCACCAGTGCTGCCACCTCGGTGACTACAGGGAGGCCCAGTGGGTCCCTGCAGCCATGGGAGATCTTCCTCATCACTCTGGTCTCGGTTGTGGTGGCTGCGGGGTTCCTTGCtgggctcttcttctgtgtg agaaAGCCCTGGTCCCTGAGAGATGTCGTTGACCCAGCTGTCTACCGCCCCCACGGCCCCGATGCAGGCCCAGGCCCCGGAGGGAGTCACGGAGCCCACCACAGGCCCGGGTGGGGCTCTAAGCGGTTTTGGAACAGGCCCGTATCCTCAGAAGCCATGGAGATGCGAGGGAGCTACCACTGA
- the MUC21 gene encoding mucin-21 isoform X1 — protein sequence MQRGSIPLKCWLLLHLLLLKHGASTASTSAPSVTSSAPNTASTSGPSVTSSAPNTTSTSGSNGTSTTPTSGPNGTSTASTSGSNGTSTTPTSGPNGTSTTPTSGSSVTPSAPNTTSTSGSNGTSTTPTSGSNGTSTTPTSGSSVTPSAPNTTSTSGPNGTSTTPTSGPNGTSTASTSGSSVTPSAPNTTSTSGSNGTSTTPTSGSSVTPSAPNTTSTSGSNGTSTTPTSGSSVTPSAPNTTSTSGPNGTSTASTSGPNGTSTASTSVTPSAPNTTSTSGPSGTPSGTGTAPNPVSSATTGSGAPSPTGTRPTPDGTSTSAATSVTTGRPSGSLQPWEIFLITLVSVVVAAGFLAGLFFCVRKPWSLRDVVDPAVYRPHGPDAGPGPGGSHGAHHRPGWGSKRFWNRPVSSEAMEMRGSYH from the exons GGGCCAGCACAGCCTCCACCAGTGCACCCAGTGTGACATCCAGTGCACCCAACACAGCCTCCACCAGTGGACCCAGTGTGACATCCAGTGCACCGAATACAACCTCCACCAGTGGATCCAATGGGACCAGCACAACCCCCACCAGTGGACCCAATGGAACCAGCACAGCCTCCACCAGTGGATCCAATGGGACCAGCACAACCCCCACCAGTGGACCCAATGGGACCAGCACAACCCCCACCAGTGGATCCAGTGTGACACCCAGTGCACCCAATACAACCTCCACCAGTGGATCCAATGGGACCAGCACAACCCCCACCAGTGGATCCAATGGGACCAGCACAACCCCCACCAGTGGATCCAGTGTGACACCCAGTGCACCCAATACAACCTCCACCAGTGGACCCAATGGGACCAGCACAACCCCCACCAGTGGACCCAATGGGACCAGCACAGCCTCCACCAGTGGATCCAGTGTGACACCCAGTGCACCCAACACAACCTCCACCAGTGGATCCAATGGGACCAGCACAACCCCCACCAGTGGATCCAGTGTGACACCCAGTGCACCCAACACAACCTCCACCAGTGGATCCAATGGGACCAGCACAACCCCCACCAGTGGATCCAGTGTGACACCCAGTGCACCCAACACAACCTCCACCAGTGGACCCAATGGGACCAGCACAGCCTCCACCAGTGGACCCAATGGGACCAGCACAGCCTCCACCAGTGTGACACCCAGTGCACCCAACACAACCTCCACCAGTGGGCCCAGTGGGACACCCAGTGGGACCGGCACAGCCCCCAACCCTGTATCCAGTGCCACCACAGGCTCAGGGGCACCGTCTCCGACTGGGACGCGCCCCACTCCTGACGGAACGAGCACCAGTGCTGCCACCTCGGTGACTACAGGGAGGCCCAGTGGGTCCCTGCAGCCATGGGAGATCTTCCTCATCACTCTGGTCTCGGTTGTGGTGGCTGCGGGGTTCCTTGCtgggctcttcttctgtgtg agaaAGCCCTGGTCCCTGAGAGATGTCGTTGACCCAGCTGTCTACCGCCCCCACGGCCCCGATGCAGGCCCAGGCCCCGGAGGGAGTCACGGAGCCCACCACAGGCCCGGGTGGGGCTCTAAGCGGTTTTGGAACAGGCCCGTATCCTCAGAAGCCATGGAGATGCGAGGGAGCTACCACTGA